In Stegostoma tigrinum isolate sSteTig4 chromosome 7, sSteTig4.hap1, whole genome shotgun sequence, one genomic interval encodes:
- the LOC125454370 gene encoding pituitary tumor-transforming gene 1 protein-interacting protein-like: protein MRLRIWLPGIIGILGLNLGVLCQVTPTASSGSGCSDPSNINCEQCLKNVSCLWCNDNKKCVDYPVRTILPPKKLCPLSDARWGVCWVNFEALIIAMSVVGGILILSLCICCYCCCCRSRKSKKNNSIDQKMEREKEQRRMRQEERKSEMKVRHDEIRKKYGLFKEPNSYSKFENN, encoded by the exons ATGAGACTCAGGATTTGGCTGCCAGGAATTATTGGAATTCTTGGATTGAACCTTGGAGTGTTATGCCAGGTCACACCTACTGCAAGTTCTG GTTCAGGTTGTAGCGATCCCAGCAACATCAACTGTGAGCAATGTCTGAAAAATGTTTCG TGTCTGTGGTGCAATGACAACAAAAAATGTGTTGACTACCCAGTGAGGACAATCCTGCCACCAAAGAAATTATGTCCACTGTCTGATGCACGATGGGGTGTCTGTTGGG tGAACTTTGAAGCTTTGATCATTGCGATGTCAGTGGTTGGTGGTATCCTTATCTTGTCGCTGTGTATCTGCTGTTATTGCTGCTGCTGCAGGAGTCGGAAAAGCAAGAA AAACAACAGCATAGATCAGAaaatggaaagagaaaaagagcAGAGGAGGATGCGGCAAGAAGAAAG gAAAAGTGAAATGAAAGTCAGACATGATGAAATCCGGAAGAAATATG gtCTGTTCAAGGAACCAAATTCTTACTCCAAATTTGAAAACAACTAA